TTACAGTAATATTTAgtgcacaacaacaaaacaactgcTTATCTCCAAAGTTGTCACTGAAAAATCCAGGTTACCTTCAAGTTTTCTCAAATTTTATCAAAGACTTTTAATGCCTCTTATACCAGAgaataaaacagatttcaaaTGTAGTAAAATAGATGCAATATTAAAGCAACTGTAGAACTACTAGAATATTtagattaaatgtttaaaggtgTCCCCTGGAGTTGTCTTGTAAATGAACCAAAGGTATATTTACATTCAGTGCCACCCGGAAACACACAGGTGAATCATTGGGGtctaacaaatgtgtttgcaaagacgatttatttattttttatttcaaatcctGTATTGTTTACACCCCTCTTTACTGGCTTGCAGTCTGCTTCTATTGTGCCACCTGTACTGTACTGATCATTTGAAATCAAGACATAAAGGAACAAACCTCCTCACCTCGATGGTGCAGAATTACTTGGCTTCATTCATGCCTGTGAAACAGGTTTGAATTGTAGAACGCATTCCTTTTACACCCCATAACGTGCACCAGGCATCGTGCACAAGAACTATAAGTCTTGAGCTAGAGCTATGTTTCTGTGGTGTGGGGTTGGAGATAACAATTTTTCCATTATTCTATGTAGACCCGAGGCTATAAAGCAGAGTTTCTTAAACAATGGCCTCCCGTTGGCTCATTCTgaccaaataaaacacattaatgctaTTTATCCACCTCTCTCTGTTCTAGTTTCCTGTCACCGTTTTTCTATTATCATGACCAAAACTTCTGTCCTGAAGAGCCTGAAGTGCTGCGGTGCAAAAAAGGCTGTCTATTTTGTAACAGACAGTGGCAGATTGTTGGTACAGCGGTTAGTGATTGTTAACCAAACATTAATTCATGTTTCACTTGTCAACATGGTTATACCACCAAAGAATATCAAACCGTTTATAAGAGAAAGTACCGCCACTAACAATAATTTTCCGTTGCCCTTGAAAAGCGAACAAAAAGTGACCCTCCCTATTTTAAACCAAGttcaagatattttttttccaaaaattggAAAACCACCTCAAACAGCAGCGTATTTTGACAGTATTTTACAGAAATTGCTCTCCGGCTTTCATATTTGCTGCAGCACTAAGACAGCTCCAGTCAGACATCAACATGTTCAAGAGTGATGGATGAAGAAACAGTATAAATCATGTCTAACATCACTGGAGGGATGTGTACCAGCTTTAAGGACATTTCCTGTCCTGGTAAGAGCTTGCGCAGCAGCATTCTGTATTTGCTTCAGAGACACCAGGCGGCGTACATAAATctgatatgacaaaaaaatgtaaactacaCATATAGGGTTTAAAAGTAGGTTACGAGTGAGCCATCTGGGTTCCTTCTCATCTTTGTTTAGTGCTGCACATGCGTAGTACCGATTGGGCAGCATGTAGAGATCAGGTAGCAACCCCTTAAATCATATCTTTCACAATCATTGTTTTCTCATGTGATGCAGTTCTTACCGCGCTTAGTAgcttttgtgtttctattgaTGAAAGAGATATCTGCACATCTTATAAAGACTAGACTTTATTTGAGCTTTTAGTATAAAGGAACTCCATCATAAAATCATCAGGATCTTAGGTTTCTATAAAACATCAACCTAATGAAAGCATAGACTGCAATAAAAGAGGACCTAATAGTAAACCTTGTGGAACTCCAAGGAATCAAGTTTTAAACTGAGACAAGACGTCGCTGATGAGTAAGTACATCCTGAACCAGTGATAAGTGGTACtagaaaattaaaaagaggTGTCAGAAGAATAAGCACTGTGGTCAAGGATGGACAGCTGGACTGAACCTGTATTTCAGAAACTGCTGGTGAACACGCCCAGAACAGTTCTTGCAGGTTCTAAAAATCAGACTGGACATTTTGGGTacttattaaattaattatacaCACTTCTTTCAAGGATCAAGTTTggcaaatgcaaacaaaatggGTCTGCAACTACAAAATCCAAAGTGTTAATCCAGGTAGGTTAAAAGGACAAGACATTCACTCTCTCACGCAGACTTTACCAGTGTGTTTTCCCCAGTAGCACTATTCCATAGTCGCATCCGGTCATCGGTTCCAGTGGTGAGGAGGTAGAGGCCATCGGCAGTAAAGCACAGGCCATTCACTCTGCCATTATGAGCTGTGTTCACTGGTGAGACATGGTATCATTTAAAGCATCAGTCACCAGGAAGATGAATTATGTGACTCTAGATCAATGTGTGCCTCCACAGTTCTTCAGTTTGTACTTCAAGACATTTTGGGCTAATCTGCACCTCAGCTCCTATTCTATGTATACTGTAAATCTGTGCAGCAATGTAATTAGGTAAATGCCATATCTTTGGGTTGCTAAAAGGACATCTTGGACAgtgattggctgattgatttatttgagGGAGGGGAAATGTATGACATGATTAGGCACAACATCAGCATACATACAAAACCCCAATTTTTTACACCAAAAATAACACCTAGGAGGCCCTCTGACAATAACTTCTGTCCTGACGGATGTCAATGCCTGTTATTTCCTTCTCTAAATAAAGCCTGAAACATTCTGCCAAGAGCCCTGCCCACTGCATGAATGAGGAAAAAGACAGTAGAAAAAAGAGGGGAGAGGTAACAGTACCTGCCTCAGAGGCGGCTTTTGATTTATCTCCATTGTGCTGATCCAGAGTAAAGAGACAACCAGAGGCCCGACGCACATCCCACACTTTCACTTTGCTGTCTGCACTTAGAAGGAAAATGaaggaattcttttttttccacactctCCTGGTTAATTAATAAAGTCCTataaacatttaagtgtgatCATCCCACTAAATACAACACAGAGATTTATAGGTACAAACATTTACACCAGTGTTTGTTCTAAAAGGTCAGTTTTCTGTTGGGTACATGCTGCTCTATGATAGAATACCATACGCTTATCTGTGCCAGTTGTTTTCAAAATCACTTACAGTCCACGGGGACAGCGGCACACTGATCCCAATAGGTAAATTAGCAGGTTTAATGTAGCATAAAACAGGTGGGGACAGTATCTACCATATGCTATTCTGACAGGTCTACTAGAGTTCCACAGTGCTGCTATCTATCTGCTAGTGATGTAGTGGCATTATACTTGACTCAGGGCAACAATGTGGCCAGATGGGCAGGCACTGAGGTGACAAGAACTGCTGGGACACAGCATGTTGGGGATTGCCAGATACCTGACATTACTCTTTGATGTGCTGGCTCTGAGGGCAATCTAGGGGAGGCTTGTTCTCCATAGAAAGACCGGCAGTTCACTGTGCCTACCTGGCTGTGGCTAAGATGTGCTCGTATCTGGGCGACCACCGCACCGACAGGACCTCTGCTCTGTGACCTGAAGGGGGAAAGTTATCGTTTATCGGTGtgagtttaaaacaaaaaaaaacagcaggaaaagtaagtgtgtgtatttgttctcTAGTTTACTAACCCTGAAGAACTTGAATCCGTGACCCGGACTTCAGGTCACACAGCTGGATTTTAGGGTCTTTGGTGCCAActgaagacacagagacaaaaagacagtTGATGGAGGAGATTCAAAAGACTGCCATTactattctttttcatttaaaacactgaaaaggGGGAATTATAAGGTAACTTTAAAACGGAAGACTCTATTGAATCATTGCTTAATATCTTACTTATCAATACGGTCAAAGTTTAAAGATtgtgataaatgtgtgtgtataaactgCTACAATGTGTGTATAAGGCGGAGGTGTTTTAAAAGGGTAAAACTGGGAGTACCAGATTCTCACAGATAAGGTGTggctaaaataaaaactcactgATACGAACTTCTGATAAACATGAGCTAACACACCCATCTACACGTGGGAGGAGTGCCGAGCTAGTAGGTGAAATTTAACATAACAGAGAGGATGATTGGGATGTCATTCAAGGCTAAATAGCCAAAACAGCTACTGGTGCTTTTTTAGAAAcgtattcctttaaaatgtctgttaGGTAAGATAGAAAACTTCAGAGATGTCTGCAACTAGTTTGACAAGCATTTGCGACATCCCTTAGAGGGAAGGAAAAATTAAAgcggaaataaaaaaaaaataaaaaaccagTCACTGCGAATGTCTCAGGTTTAAAAAAGGTGTGCCaaagaaactgtgtgtgtgtgtgtgtgtgtgtgtgtgtgtgtgtgtgtgtgtgtgtgtgtgtgtgtgtgtgtgtgtgtgtgtgtgtgtgtgtgtgtgtgtgtgtgtgtacactcatTAATGAACACATACTCAGCAGTTACGAAAAACCTGTTGGTCCTGCTTGGCGACGTGGTGAGGTGGCAACTAGACATTTTTTTGCCcaagaaatctttttttctggacGGGAATCAACGTGTTTCTGACCAACTTATGTCCCCTCCAGGTAGATGTCACTTTATAACCTCGGGTGAAAACTTGGGGTACGAGGTAAGGAGGGGGGGGAGCATGCAGTACTTTGATTTGAGAGACAAACTGATGAATAATGAGGCTATTGGCTTAAGTTCAATGCTTCTTAGCTTACAATCACAGAAATGCCAACAGGTACCCCATGAATGTCATGACTTCTTCACATTTGAGATCAGCAAAAGCTGTGGCTGCATGTCACAAACCTGCGATGAGACTGTGCTTCCTGGCGATGGGGGACAGGTGGTGGCTGTAGATATTTCCCTCAAACTCAAAGACTTCAGCAGGCTGAAGGATgacaaagtgagagaaagagaaggtgagctttctgtgtgtttagtgCTCTGTATACTAAAAGAGAATCTTAATTTCATGATAAAATATACGGCCATGACCTACACATAAAGCCCTGGTCTCAAAGTTTAACTATACTATAAATTCACCACAGTGCTGTAAAGAAATTCAGAGAAAGGataaggtaaaaataaaagagagggagggtaCCACGGCTCAGAGGGCAGCTCATCCGAGCAGCAGCGGCGGTTACAATGCAAATTCTTCAGCAAATATAAAAAGCCTCTCTGTGCCCCGTCTGTCAGTGTGTGCCAGCGCTGGCCAATaggcgcgcgcacacacacacacacacgcacacacagacacacagacacagatacacAGAGGAGGCTCTGTTTGCATAAAAataccacacatacacattgaCTATGTGCACACCGATGCTACGCATACACTAATGTGCAAATACACAAccacaataaataatttaatagtcatgaatgtgtgtgtgtgtgtgtgtgtgtgtgtgtgtgtgtgtgtgtgtgtgtgtgtgtgtgtgtgtgtgtgtgtgtgggacgcAGAAACCCACAGAGTAATACGAATGAAAGGTCAGTGGTTCTTTTCTGTCCCTTCCCTGACCTTTGGAGGTAACCGTGGTGCCAGTGTAACTCTAGCACCGCTCAGGGCCTGCCATATGGGACAATGTGGCACAGAAAGGTAGAAAGCGTGAAgcagaaaataagaaaagtgcAGGGAGGAGATAGTGAAAGgagcaaaaaagagagaaaggggggtGGAGATGtaggaaaacaaatgtgaccTAGTTACTAAATAAACTAATCTCGAATATGCACTGAGTTAGCAGTTCATTGGAGACATTCATATAAGCTTATATGTTGATTCAGGTCTATTATTAGTTTATACAGCTGATATTGAAAGGTGTGAACTAATTGTGCAGGTGCACCTTATAAACTAGTAACCCAACctatataacattttacatgGAGTTACTGAGACAATGGAGGACATTCCTTACcttcagtgtctcagtgtcccAGACTTTCATTGTCTTGTCAAAGGAACTGGAGACAAACATGCCTGTGTCATAAGGATACCACTGGACGGTCTCTACACTGAACTTGTGGACATGCCGATTCGAcctaaaattttaaaaaagaatcataaaatGTGACCAGATTAATATTAAACTTCATAGAAGGAGACCCACCCTCACCCTTACCCACTAATTATGctcaaaaccccaaaatacaATAGTGTACCAACACATTAAAGTAGTGTAAATTAATACGACCCGTGCAGACAACAAAGCTATACTCACATTGCAAACTATAATAGGCCATTCACCTCTAGCCTTGTAAAGCCATGTAGGTGCATTCTTTCATGACAGGTGTTTAacagaacaacagaaaatacattCTGATATCACAGATCAGCCTGAGGTCACATTGGCACAAATAAGATCTTAATCAGAATCAGAGAGTACAAAATAAGATTTAGTAGAATGAACATGGCATAAAGATAACTCAATGCAGTGCTACCCTCCAGTGGACAGAATCAGAAAATGGCGTAACGCTCACCTGCCTACTGTGCAAACTGCCTTGCAGGTGTACTGTAGGTTCCCACTGTAGTTCTCAAGGTCATAGATGACGATCACTCCATCTGCTCCACCAGACAGCATGCTAGACAACGATAAGGTGGAATTCAAAGACAGCATTGCTTCCTCCAACACAGCTGCCACATTTCTTTCTACCAAAGTATGAGTGCCAGTAGTTCTCTATGAAAACTTTAGGTATGTTTATTACCCACAGCTGAGCTTTTCAAATCTGATTTCCCTATTCTTTGTGTagacaaaaactaaatgtcATTCACCCCCACTGCACTGGCATCAACAACTTTTGTCCAGGATAAACCTACAACAGTCATTTCACAAATGTTTCTGTTAAAAGTATAACAGTTATAGGAGATGTTTGCGAGTCATAGTAAATTCCGACTAGGTTTGTAACAGTATGAGATTTACACAATTCAATACccattttagaaaatgtcagtttttgttaatattagtattataactaatattgttaatattattgttgaagtcattattaaaataataataatcagttaCAATGACCCTTAAAAGAATGAGGaaagaattataataataaactgaattataaattagatttatttttaaattgtcacTCTAATATGTTATATAACTGAAGCATGTTAGTTTACATGTAAGCACCACTATAGCATGTAAAAGGAACTACTTAATGAAATATTACATCAGATGTGAGCTTTTCAAATAATGTCTTATggattaataacattaataacataTACTGTAGATGCCCAACAGCGCAGCCAGGATGCTTCTGTCTGTACATTTaactaactctctctctctctcacacacacactctcacactcacactcacacacacacacagtttcttaCAATACAATAGTTTAAGCAAATTTACGCTGTATGATTACCGTCAATTTTGGTATTGCGGTATACTATGATACTGGTTAACCGTTACAACCCTAATTAGGACGAAGGGGACTTACTATCTGCCTTCTATTACTTCAATGTCTATGGTGTTGATGCCATTTCCATGGATTCTGTCCACGTCCCTGTCAGGATTCAACGTGAGACTCAGGACCCTTggaagataaagaaagaagaagagtgatGAGTCACTGGACAATCCATTAATTCAGATCAGACATTAAAGCCTGAGTGCATTGCTGAAATAAGGTAATGGTAGAAAAGAGACAGCAAAAAGATGACGCATGCATTGTCGATTAGACAAAATAACCAGATTCagaatcagacacacacatacaaggaatttatCTAGCTGCTCTATTGGTGCGTAAcagtaaaaactgtttattaGACTAATCAGTAAGCCAATCCTTAGAAAATTAACTGTTGACAAATTCTGACAATCCCAAGGGGAATTtattaaatgtgacttttataAACATTAGCTGGTACAAGTTTCTCAAATCTTAATACATGTCAACTTTTCtccttctttattttctgtcattgtaAAGACTTAATATTACCATATTGAAATGTTAGGTTTAAGAGCTCCATGAGAAGGTATCTTAAGTATGAATATGGCCACTAGATAGCAGCCTTCGTTAATTTCCTCCTCTGGTTGAGATACTGGTatcctctctctcaccttctCGTTGACTCTGCACGTCTCAGCCGCAGAGGGTCATCCAGACCAGCCTGCCTCGCTGTCAGAAACCCCAACATTACTTCAACTTATAACCgactttaatatttaaagcttTGCTACGGTTAGCTATCGTTAACCTAGCTGAAAGGCTAGCATGTTAACGACACGGAAGTACGTTTTTAAGCCaaactaaaaaaatgttgcGCGCCCAACAAGTCATGTTTGTATCCAGAGCTCCGTAATTATTAAATACGACATTTCAATCAAATGAGGGTGCTATGCATTGTTAATTTATTGCTTCTTTCCCGTTCGTTCAACTAGCTTCGCGGCAGCTAAACACAATGGGCCGCCATGTTGTGACGTCATAGCTTTTCAATGACACACGCGGTGATTGGCTGGTCAAGAATAGCCGTCCAATCAGAAAACGGTTTATTCATTCTCCACCGCAGCCCAGGAGAGCTTTCATAAACAACCCCGGTGAGAGGGCACACGGCTAGCAGGGGACACGAAATACACCCCGGAGACCTGCCGGGTCATTCTGTGAAGATGAGCAGGATTGCTGCAGCTCTACGCCGTACGTTTGGAATAGCACGCGAGCATGTTGGGACAGATACTTTGGGgaataaatattacataatcCCAGAGCAGAAGACATGGACAGGTAAATCTAGCCTCGTTGTGCTAACATTGTCGAACCGTGAATTCATTTAAGTTACTATAGTTATCCCTGCAGAGGAATAAGGATCAAAGCAGTGATAAAGCCTAATTTAGCCTTTTTCTGTCCAAGACCCTGGTTGTTTTCACCATGACAAGCTTAGCGATTTTAACAGAGTGTTTTGTATAGCTCtctactgtactatgactataacATATTGATAGTAGCgatgttttttgtattgtgcATGTGCCACAACTCTCTTTATAAAATGTGTTGCCGTGGATATGACTTTACCTTTACCCTTTCACCCTTGTTGTATAACACGCTCGCCACTAGATGGAGCCACCACCTAAATTAGAACATTCCCTTTATAGTGTTTTAATAAGGTTTTGTTGGTCTACATTTAATGCAGCTCATTGCAGTTAATATGTCACTAATGTTGGGGGGTAAAATGATGGCTGCTCCACCGTCACTGGCCCTTCAAACAGGAAAGAGTCGTCCACAGTCGCATGCGTGATGATTACTCGTCTGTAATGAGGATTTAGAAGGAGGTCATATATCCCTAGTGAGACATGGCATTGCTACAGTACATCATGCTCAAGCCAAGCAGTAGAACTGTGTCATCGGGCTAATCCATGCCGGGATCCCGGTGGTGTCCTTCACACCGTCTCTGACCGCGAGAAGGCCAAGGACACGTTCGATGGCCTTGTGGACTCAACATCCAGGGCTTACTGTGCCTATTTCTTCCGGTTGTCCTATCTTACTCACAGAGTATCTTGTGTCTAGGATGGGAAGATGGAGAGGTGATGGCCATTATAATGACTCACCTCGGCAAATCTTAATTAGAGAATCACAGATCAAGGGTGTTTACATGAAGAAACTGACATATTACCTGCACACTACAAACACTGACTGTTGCTTTTTCCAAATTACAACAAAATGACTTCTTTGAAATTACCAGTGACTGTGTGTATGAAATCCACACCTGCACATGAATTGTCTGAGGGGGAACAAAGTGATGCACTAAATGTCCGCAAATACTGTTTTTCTTAGTTTAACTCATTAGCAGATCTTAGGCTAATCCCACTTCTCCCTCTTTTTACCACCTGAGATGGTCAGCAGGTGCCCTACCCAGACAATAGGAATCATGTCAGGGGTCACAGGTCAAAGAGCACAACCTTTTTTTGCACCAGACATAATGCTCTGTTAACCAGccatgtttgtctctgtcttgttAGTAACAGAGGGTTGTGCTTCATGATATTTACCAGAATGATAATGCCCGTGCAGAGCTCACTCCCATTCCAGACA
This sequence is a window from Anoplopoma fimbria isolate UVic2021 breed Golden Eagle Sablefish chromosome 13, Afim_UVic_2022, whole genome shotgun sequence. Protein-coding genes within it:
- the ercc8 gene encoding DNA excision repair protein ERCC-8 isoform X2 → MLGFLTARQAGLDDPLRLRRAESTRRVLSLTLNPDRDVDRIHGNGINTIDIEVIEGRYMLSGGADGVIVIYDLENYSGNLQYTCKAVCTVGRSNRHVHKFSVETVQWYPYDTGMFVSSSFDKTMKVWDTETLKPAEVFEFEGNIYSHHLSPIARKHSLIAGHRAEVLSVRWSPRYEHILATASADSKVKVWDVRRASGCLFTLDQHNGDKSKAASEAVNTAHNGRVNGLCFTADGLYLLTTGTDDRMRLWNSATGENTLLNYGKVSNDSRKKLQFTVSRGCSPEFVFVPCESSVAVYAIHTGELVTTLRGHYNNVDCCEFHPDYQELYSGGKDCNILAWIPVLRASDVEEESRSANQAAGDQSSVNPAFQDAWSSDED
- the ercc8 gene encoding DNA excision repair protein ERCC-8 isoform X1, whose protein sequence is MLGFLTARQAGLDDPLRLRRAESTRRVLSLTLNPDRDVDRIHGNGINTIDIEVIEGRYMLSGGADGVIVIYDLENYSGNLQYTCKAVCTVGRSNRHVHKFSVETVQWYPYDTGMFVSSSFDKTMKVWDTETLKPAEVFEFEGNIYSHHLSPIARKHSLIAVGTKDPKIQLCDLKSGSRIQVLQGHRAEVLSVRWSPRYEHILATASADSKVKVWDVRRASGCLFTLDQHNGDKSKAASEAVNTAHNGRVNGLCFTADGLYLLTTGTDDRMRLWNSATGENTLLNYGKVSNDSRKKLQFTVSRGCSPEFVFVPCESSVAVYAIHTGELVTTLRGHYNNVDCCEFHPDYQELYSGGKDCNILAWIPVLRASDVEEESRSANQAAGDQSSVNPAFQDAWSSDED